One window from the genome of Gouania willdenowi unplaced genomic scaffold, fGouWil2.1 scaffold_370_arrow_ctg1, whole genome shotgun sequence encodes:
- the LOC114459874 gene encoding trichohyalin-like encodes MFHHQENTVTSNEAMSGVIMVGEAVRPQEENGSFNMQLMNNEGNRISTASPSEMPSDKVGPEESEWITRMTAMEQKYKVEIERLQQVNEDNQMANKNLDEENTNLRKQLDYLKCHNVFLASELNQVGQQMLEKDNEVSRLQMSRNEFERLEKLTKEKKHQEQVKAKYDALKYQLHNGIESVTANNEIMNKEMKEMKQKHKVEIERLQSENERFQEANAYLMEVDHLLAQQKMMEEEMLKKEQELEKQLKLKVELEQKYKAEIERLQTENEEYQEANAYLKNVEHQLDQQKKIKEDMLKNEQELEKQLKLQVEQEQKYKAEFECLQRESEDYQKYLEMDIQSKKEGEQRNEEIQKENEEYRKENYDLKDKLQNLKKTNFCQSSELTQVEQQLKAKIKDLQRENKDCWRKNKHYRLETNYLKKKLDRLNNENWTNWSQRRRHRRWDA; translated from the coding sequence ATGTTTCACCATCAGGAAAACACTGTCACCTCCAACGAGGCTATGAGCGGAGTCATTATGGTGGGTGAAGCTGTGAGACCTCAGGAGGAGAATGGCTCTTTTAACATGCAGCTGATGAATAATGAGGGGAATAGAATCTCCACTGCTTCACCTTCTGAGATGCCATCAGACAAAGTGGGGCCAGAGGAAAGTGAGTGGATCACAAGGATGACAGCCATGGAGCAGAAATACAAAGTAGAGATTGAGCGTCTGCAGCAGGTAAACGAGGACAATCAAATGGCAAACAAAAATTTAGATGAGGAAAACACCAACCTGAGGAAGCAATTAGACTATCTGAAGTGTCACAATGTCTTCCTAGCAAGTGAACTGAATCAAGTTGGGCAGCAAATGCTCGAAAAGGACAATGAAGTAAGCCGCCTGCAGATGTCAAGGAATGAGTTTGAAAGATTAGAAAAgcttacaaaagaaaaaaaacatcaagagCAGGTAAAAGCCAAATACGATGCCCTCAAATATCAGCTACACAACGGTATAGAGAGTGTGACTGCCAATAATGAGATaatgaataaagaaatgaaGGAGATGAAGCAGAAACACAAAGTGGAGATTGAGCGTCTGCAGAGCGAAAATGAGAGGTTTCAGGAGGCAAACGCCTACCTGATGGAGGTAGACCACCTGCTAGCTCAGCAGAAGATGATGGAAGAGGAGATGCTTAAAAAAGAGCAGGAGCTTGAAAAGCAGCTAAAGCTCAAGGTGGAGCTGGAGCAAAAATACAAAGCAGAAATCGAGCGTTTGCAGACTGAAAACGAGGAGTATCAGGAGGCAAACGCCTACCTGAAGAATGTAGAGCACCAGCTGGACCAGCAGAAGAAGATAAAAGAGGACATGCTTAAAAACGAGCAGGAGCTTGAAAAGCAGCTTAAGCTCCAAGTGGAGCAGGAGCAGAAATACAAAGCAGAGTTTGAGTGTCTGCAGAGGGAAAGTGAGGATTATCAGAAGTATTTAGAGATGGATATTCAGAGTAAAAAGGAGGGTGAGCAGCGCAACGAGGAGATTCAGAAGGAAAATGAGGAGTATCGGAAGGAAAACTATGACCTGAAAGATAAGTTACAGAATCTGAAGAAAACAAACTTCTGCCAGTCAAGTGAACTGACACAGGTGGAGCAGCAACTCAAAGCAAAGATCAAAGATCTGCAGAGGGAAAACAAGGATTGTTGGCGTAAAAACAAGCATTATCGGTTGGAAACAAACTACCTGAAGAAGAAGTTAGACCGTCTGAACAATGAAAACTGGACAAACTGGAGCCAAAGAAGGAGACATAGAAGATGGGATGCTTAA
- the LOC114459875 gene encoding trichohyalin-like has product MFHHQENTVTSNEAMSGVIMVGEAMRPQEENGSFNIQLMNNEGNRISTASPFEMPSDKVGPEESEWITRMTAMEQKYKVEIERLQQVNEDNQMANKNCDEENTNLRKQLDFLKGHNVFLASHVKQFRQQMLQQSKEFNCLQMSTSEIEKCQKLAKDVEHQQQEKARASVLKKTLHFCKIRIIARNERTNQTMEELEQKNKAEIEHLQRENENFEETNADLKKVHHEMAQQIIIEEDLPKKEQELENQLKLKVELEQKHKAEIELLQRENKEYQEANAYLKNVEHQLDQQKMMEEEMLKKEQEQEKQLKLQVEQEQKYKAEIGRLQRESEDYQKNIEMYNQIKKEGEQHNEEIQKENEKYQKENYDLKNKLHLKKKEFHKFNRMDRVEQQLKAEIQRLEGENKRHWCEINDLKKQLDRLNNENWTNLSKKARH; this is encoded by the coding sequence ATGTTTCACCATCAGGAAAACACTGTCACCTCCAACGAGGCTATGAGCGGAGTCATTATGGTGGGTGAGGCAATGAGACCTCAGGAGGAGAATGGCTCTTTTAACATTCAGCTGATGAATAATGAGGGGAATAGAATCTCCACTGCTTCACCTTTTGAGATGCCATCAGACAAAGTGGGGCCAGAAGAAAGTGAGTGGATCACAAGGATGACAGCCATGGAGCAGAAATACAAAGTAGAGATTGAGCGTCTGCAGCAGGTAAACGAGGACAATCAAATGGCAAACAAAAACTGTGATGAGGAAAACACTAACCTGAGGAAGCAATTAGACTTTCTGAAGGGTCACAATGTCTTCCTAGCAAGTCATGTGAAACAATTTAGGCAGCAAATGCTCCAACAGAGCAAAGAATTCAACTGCCTGCAGATGTCAACGAgtgaaattgaaaaatgtcaaaagctTGCAAAAGACGTAGAACATCAGCAGCAGGAAAAGGCCAGGGCCAGTGTCCTCAAAAAAACGCtacatttctgtaaaattaGGATTATTGCCAGGAATGAGAGGACGAATCAGACAATGGAAGAGTTGGAGCAGAAAAACAAAGCGGAGATTGAGCATCTGCAGAGGGAAaatgagaattttgaggagacAAACGCCGACCTGAAGAAGGTACACCACGAGATGGCCCAGCAGATTATTATAGAAGAGGATTTGCCTAAAAAAGAGCAGGAGCTTGAAAACCAGCTAAAGCTCAAGGTGGAGCTggagcaaaaacacaaagcagagaTTGAGCTTCTGCAGAGAGAAAACAAGGAGTATCAGGAGGCAAACGCCTACCTGAAGAATGTAGAGCACCAGCTGGACCAGCAGAAGATGATGGAAGAAGAAATGCTTAAAAAAGAGCAGGAGCAGGAAAAGCAGCTTAAACTCCAAGTGGAGCAGGAGCAGAAATACAAAGCAGAGATAGGGCGTCTGCAGAGGGAAAGTGAGGATTATCAGAAGAATATTGAGATGTATAATCAGATTAAAAAAGAGGGTGAACAGCACAATGAGGAGATTCAGAAAGAAAATGAGAAGTATCAGAAGGAAAACTATGACCTGAAAAATAAGTTACATCTAAAGAAAAAAGAGTTCCACAAGTTCAATAGAATGGACCGGGTGGAGCAGCAACTCAAAGCAGAGATACAGCGTCTGGAGGGGGAAAACAAGCGCCATTGGTGTGAAATAAACGACCTGAAGAAGCAATTAGATCGTCTGAACAATGAAAACTGGACAAACTTGAGCAAAAAAGCAAGACATTGA